GAAGATAGAGCAACAAGTACTGAAAGATACTCTCATGTCAGATTCCAACACAGAGCCTTGCACCAAATCTATTTTTAGCTGGATATTTTTGGTCAAAAATTTCAATATATCATTTTTTgacatgcacattttgattaggGGGTTCATGTGACATGATCCGGAATCCGACTCAAATTTACTATAAGAACTCTTCGAAAATAACACAATTCCGACTTGATTTTACGATTTTACTGTAAGAACTAAGAAACCTCCGTAAATGACACAATTCCGACTTGATTTTACCATAAAAACTCTCCGTAAATGACACAATTCTTACACGGATTTGATTTCAAGGAGAGAACCGCCCAAATGGCATAATCAAAATATGATTGAAGTAACTTACATATTAGTACTCATCCCATTAACCTTATACATTTTGATCAAATTTACGTGAATGTAATAACACGAAATCGACAAAGTGTCACACATATGAAGCAAAGAAGATGGTGATCACAAAGAATAGTGCTTATAAAGAATGCACTCCTATTAGATGATTTGATACTACTGCACACATCTGGAACAACTTATGTTCTTCCTCGTCTGAACCAGAATCTCCTTCTTACAAAAGAATTGTCTAAAAAACAAATGAATCACTGAAAACGTAGAATTGTAGAATTCCGATAGTAGGTACAAAAGAAATCACAAGATTAGTAACTAATATCGACCTTTCATATAGCATAATTTACCTCCATTTCTGTGCATGGGTATTCAGTCTTTCTATCACAAGTCCAACTAGAAGTTGCTGGAATCAGAATCAGCACTGTGAACAAGGAAGACAACTCCAGGCTACCCATGTTTACTCATCAACAAAGTTCACTTCCGTGTCTGATTTTCAATTCACTATCTACAAAAGCCAAAATAGCTTTCTTTACAATATACTTCGTGCAAAGCCTGTGAATCTTCCTTTAACCAACCTGCTCGCCAATTAAATCAAGTCCCACCAGTAGAAATGACACCCCTTGAAAGAGTAGGAAATAGAAATGGATTCCCTGTGCGGACAAGAGGCTTCTGGCAGAAGCTGTCAAGAGAAGAAAAGCTAGTGCTAGCTCTTTTGTGTACATCCTGTTATGCTTTACCTTCTTCGAAGCTATCTGCTCCTTCTTGATTTCCTTTTCAATATCTTCTCGCATTTCATCTAGATCTGGCAATGAGTTTCCCCTTAAAGGCTTTTGTTCTGGTTCTTTATCAATTAAGGAAATGAGATCACCTTCTGAGGAGCGTCCAGATTTCTTGGTAACTACCCATTCGTATGCACTTCCTAGTTGAAATAAACCAGATATCATGGCATTGAACTTTGTTACAGACATTGTGTTCTCGAATAGAAGGTAAGGGACAATAAAAGGAAATGACTTGGGGGCTGGGAGTATGTTTAGAAAAGACATGGTTGCTGGTATATAGCAAACAACCCATGCCGGCAGTGTAGCCTCCGGTATGAACATTGTCATTGGAAGAATTATGCAAAATAGGGTGAACGAGTAAAATGGAAGAATCAATTTTCttagaaggaagaaaaggaaTATCATATTGAATTTTTTCCACAAGCTAATCTGCTCAATCAAAAGTTAAACTAATGTCAGGATGGAATGCTCCAATACCAAATAATTACAACTTACACAAGCAAGTGAAGAGTTTTCTTAAAAATACATGAACGTTAAAAAAAATGTTATACAAGTTAAATACCTTTGATCGGATTATATCTGGCAAACAGAGACGAAACAACTGCATCGGACCAGAATGCCATCTGTGCTGTTGTTTCCTATAAGCCTCGTAAGACTCCGGCAGTTCACATTGACACTGAAATTTGGATCACATGAACAAAATAAAACATTTTCAGCATATAAACAGAATTCCAAACAAGCGCACTGATTGTACTACATGTAGTATTGAAGGAAATTTACCTCCACGTCATTGAGGAAGATGAATTTCCATCCATGGAGATGAGCTCGGACAGCAATGTCCATGTCCTCAACTGTGGTCCTCTCCAACCACCCACCAGATTCTTCTAAGGCTTTGATCCTCCACACCCCAGCCGTTCCATTAAATCCGAAGAAATTGAGTAGAATTCCATTTACCTGTTGCTCCACCTCAAAATGAAATGCCAAATTAATGTTTTGGAGCCTCGTTAATAGGTTTTCATCCTTGTTCACAAAGGACCATCTTGTCTGAACCAACCCTAACTCTTCATTATCCTACAAAATCATAAAAGCCACTAAATTCTTACCAAATACATTCAAATACTGATACCATAAAAAGTCATATAATTAAATTCTTGCCTCATGTGTGTTTGCAGTGACACAAAAGTAGCATAATAGTCAAGTTAAACAAGATTCCAACCATTATAGTAACAATCAGTAGTTCCATTAAAGAAGCAAGGAAGTGTTTACTACCTTAAAATGTGGAACAGTCTTTTTAAGAAAATCAGCTGTGGGCTGGAAATCAGCATCGAAAATGGCAACAAACTCATAGTCTTTAACATAGCTACAATTCATCGCAGACTTGAGATTTCCAGCTTTATATCCTTCTCTAATCACCCTATGCCGATACAAAATGTTGGCACCCTCTTGTTGCCACTTATGAACCTCGTCTTGGATCAACAACTGCGTAACTGGATCATCTGAATCATCCAAAACTTGAATGAGCAATTGAGCTTTTGGCCAATCCAAGTTACACACTGCTCCTATAGACTGCTGATAAACCTAAAAACCGCAAACTTCAAAATCAAAACTAACACCTCCAACAAAAAACAAGATGCTAAATTTCAGACAAACAACAAAACAAAAGCACACAAAACTCACCTCTTTTTCATTACACATGGGAATCTGAACAAGAACCATAGGGAAGTACCCACTAGTACCATCACCAGCTTCAAGATCCTCTAACCCTTGTTTTAAAACTGGCTTAATCTTCTTAAATCTAATCCAAAAACAACCCAAACACAAAACTAACCTATCCAAACTCTGGATAAGAAAAAGTACAATACAGGAATTGGCAAGAAACTGAAGAGGGGGAGCAAGATAAGCAACCCTGATCATAACCCAATTGGAATAAAGCAAATCAAATGCATCTTTCAACCCTGAAGGCCTTGTTAATTTATATAAAAACTCTAACTCAAGATCTGGTGAACCAAAACTCCAAGCTTTATAATAAGCAACTATCTCAAAACCTAAT
The sequence above is drawn from the Apium graveolens cultivar Ventura chromosome 2, ASM990537v1, whole genome shotgun sequence genome and encodes:
- the LOC141706941 gene encoding putative xyloglucan glycosyltransferase 12 — its product is MAPSFEWWAKETHRGTPVVVKMENPNNWSMVELESLSDDDFLSPELAGNVKSGNPKSKSRRNKNAKQLTWVLLLKAHKAAGCLTSIASALFSLSSAVRRRVAAGKTDSDEAESPVVKKRFYTCIKVFLWLSVLLLGFEIVAYYKAWSFGSPDLELEFLYKLTRPSGLKDAFDLLYSNWVMIRVAYLAPPLQFLANSCIVLFLIQSLDRLVLCLGCFWIRFKKIKPVLKQGLEDLEAGDGTSGYFPMVLVQIPMCNEKEVYQQSIGAVCNLDWPKAQLLIQVLDDSDDPVTQLLIQDEVHKWQQEGANILYRHRVIREGYKAGNLKSAMNCSYVKDYEFVAIFDADFQPTADFLKKTVPHFKDNEELGLVQTRWSFVNKDENLLTRLQNINLAFHFEVEQQVNGILLNFFGFNGTAGVWRIKALEESGGWLERTTVEDMDIAVRAHLHGWKFIFLNDVECQCELPESYEAYRKQQHRWHSGPMQLFRLCLPDIIRSKISLWKKFNMIFLFFLLRKLILPFYSFTLFCIILPMTMFIPEATLPAWVVCYIPATMSFLNILPAPKSFPFIVPYLLFENTMSVTKFNAMISGLFQLGSAYEWVVTKKSGRSSEGDLISLIDKEPEQKPLRGNSLPDLDEMREDIEKEIKKEQIASKKVKHNRMYTKELALAFLLLTASARSLLSAQGIHFYFLLFQGVSFLLVGLDLIGEQVG